A genomic stretch from Erysipelothrix sp. HDW6C includes:
- a CDS encoding polyprenyl synthetase family protein, with the protein MTLTIEKHLRTLVETYGQTTVKDAMSYSLLSGGKRIRPRLVLTLLHDLGGTPEKGMDAACAIEMIHTYSLVHDDLPAMDNDDFRRFKPTNHKVYGEGMAILAGDGLLTGAFTTIANAPLDALEKAQCIEILARNAGALGMILGQELDIDDNISNIDGLIRCYELKTGCLFSAALEMATVIAGRQDLQSIAFELGQRLGVAFQFQDDLLEATKSSEEIGKSSQSDTDRSKATIVSILGLIQAQKVTAELFIKIKSLLDQLPLTDTQLEALIAEMVDRNL; encoded by the coding sequence ATGACGCTAACAATTGAAAAGCATCTTCGGACGCTTGTTGAAACCTATGGCCAAACGACGGTAAAAGACGCAATGTCTTACTCGCTTTTAAGTGGCGGCAAGCGGATTCGTCCACGTTTGGTTCTTACACTTTTACATGACCTCGGAGGCACTCCTGAAAAGGGGATGGATGCAGCATGTGCTATCGAGATGATTCATACATATTCACTTGTTCATGATGATCTTCCTGCAATGGATAATGATGATTTTCGACGTTTTAAGCCTACAAACCACAAAGTCTATGGTGAAGGTATGGCAATTCTTGCAGGTGATGGTCTGCTTACAGGTGCATTTACTACGATTGCTAACGCGCCACTTGATGCCCTCGAAAAGGCACAATGTATCGAAATTCTTGCCCGTAACGCTGGTGCGCTCGGCATGATTTTAGGACAAGAACTCGATATTGATGATAATATTTCAAATATTGACGGCTTAATCCGTTGTTATGAGCTCAAAACAGGATGCCTATTCTCAGCTGCATTGGAAATGGCTACCGTTATCGCAGGACGTCAAGACTTACAATCAATCGCTTTTGAATTAGGTCAGCGTCTTGGTGTGGCTTTCCAGTTTCAGGATGATCTGCTTGAAGCAACCAAATCATCGGAAGAAATTGGGAAAAGCAGTCAAAGTGATACCGATCGTTCAAAGGCTACAATTGTATCCATTCTTGGGCTTATACAGGCTCAAAAAGTTACTGCCGAATTATTCATTAAAATCAAGAGTCTGTTGGATCAATTACCTCTAACAGATACACAATTAGAAGCACTCATTGCAGAAATGGTAGATCGCAACCTTTAG
- the xseB gene encoding exodeoxyribonuclease VII small subunit, translating to MTQEFNFETAMKRLSTIADELEKDTLPLDDAIALFEEGLELSKQCQEKLNGYEQTVKTLVQKHQGDKNDANN from the coding sequence ATGACCCAAGAATTCAATTTTGAAACAGCAATGAAGCGTTTGAGCACAATTGCTGATGAACTTGAAAAGGATACACTGCCACTCGATGATGCGATTGCGTTGTTTGAAGAGGGGCTGGAATTATCCAAACAATGCCAAGAAAAACTCAACGGTTATGAACAAACTGTAAAGACCCTTGTTCAAAAACATCAAGGAGATAAAAATGACGCTAACAATTGA
- the xseA gene encoding exodeoxyribonuclease VII large subunit: MMQNEKILTVSEFVNELKDVVNNHPSFKNVALVGELSNFKAHHSGHFYFSLKDKDSRIACVMFKSKAVTVQFRPKDGDKVVLHGSLQVFESSGSVQIYADRMNLDGLGDLHIQFEQLKKEYEEKGYFDAVHKKSVPPYPRSIAVIVGENSAAYHDISRTLAERWPQALQIDLLAYVQGENAIKSIVQMLTIAHNKKVDVIILGRGGGSIEDLWAFNERDVVEAVFNATIPVISGIGHESDTTLTDFVADYRAATPTAAAVYATPNRTDMLALIRDYKNQYYIRVRNKLMQEKKQYDYIINTSYLGKPEAIIDKKRQQIDYYQTRITHQVSMFDAIKQALQRFDVESESALMKIFHTHEQLLISGNREFARIMNYKLDNQTRLLQSTNARMENLFGQNLRTLDKNRQVLNDNQVVLVRRVERSINLKKSQFSDIIKTLSNNNPAQKMMQLFDKGFVKIQHDDEPITSIHNIAVDETVTMTLSDGILTAKVTGKEEL; encoded by the coding sequence ATGATGCAAAATGAGAAGATTTTAACAGTCAGTGAATTTGTTAATGAACTCAAAGATGTTGTCAACAATCATCCGTCTTTTAAGAATGTCGCATTAGTCGGCGAGCTTTCGAACTTTAAAGCTCACCATAGTGGGCATTTTTATTTTTCTCTCAAGGATAAGGATAGTCGCATCGCTTGTGTAATGTTTAAAAGTAAAGCAGTAACGGTTCAATTCCGACCAAAAGATGGCGACAAAGTAGTTCTGCATGGATCGTTACAAGTATTTGAAAGCAGTGGCAGTGTGCAGATATACGCTGACCGCATGAATTTGGATGGCCTGGGTGATCTTCACATTCAATTTGAACAACTCAAAAAAGAATACGAAGAAAAAGGGTACTTTGACGCAGTACATAAAAAGTCTGTTCCGCCATATCCACGGAGTATTGCGGTTATTGTTGGTGAAAACAGTGCTGCATATCACGACATTAGTCGAACCCTTGCTGAACGATGGCCGCAGGCACTGCAGATTGATTTGCTCGCCTATGTACAGGGCGAAAACGCAATAAAGAGTATTGTGCAGATGTTAACCATTGCTCACAATAAGAAGGTTGATGTCATCATACTTGGGCGTGGCGGTGGCTCCATCGAGGATTTATGGGCATTTAATGAACGTGATGTAGTGGAGGCGGTCTTTAATGCAACAATACCGGTAATCTCGGGAATTGGTCATGAGAGCGATACAACTCTTACGGATTTTGTTGCTGATTATCGTGCTGCAACACCCACTGCTGCAGCAGTTTATGCCACTCCAAACCGTACCGATATGCTTGCACTTATTCGTGATTATAAAAATCAATACTATATTCGTGTGCGCAATAAACTTATGCAGGAAAAAAAGCAGTATGATTACATTATTAATACCAGTTATCTTGGAAAACCAGAAGCTATCATTGACAAAAAGAGACAGCAAATCGATTACTACCAAACACGTATTACCCACCAAGTTAGCATGTTTGATGCGATTAAACAGGCCCTGCAACGCTTTGATGTCGAGTCTGAATCCGCATTGATGAAGATATTTCATACACATGAGCAGCTATTAATATCCGGGAATCGTGAATTCGCAAGAATCATGAATTATAAGCTTGATAATCAGACGCGATTGTTACAATCCACCAATGCGAGAATGGAAAATCTGTTCGGACAAAATCTGCGCACTCTTGATAAAAACAGGCAAGTTCTTAACGACAATCAGGTCGTCTTAGTGCGCCGTGTGGAACGTTCAATCAACTTGAAAAAGAGCCAGTTTAGCGATATAATTAAAACATTAAGCAACAACAATCCCGCTCAAAAAATGATGCAATTGTTTGATAAAGGATTCGTAAAAATTCAACACGACGATGAACCCATCACAAGTATTCATAACATTGCGGTTGATGAAACAGTAACGATGACATTAAGTGACGGTATTCTTACCGCAAAAGTCACAGGGAAGGAAGAACTATGA
- a CDS encoding transcription antitermination protein NusB — MSSSRLVERQNAMIAVYIHLVRNQSMDDILEDNRFITNVSDFPVKFDFSEEMNQVIFRAVDRIDTYERAIDLFLNKWRFERLGYIEQAILLVACAELELGIQDKVVVVNEAVRLAKDYAEEESYKFINGVLDAI, encoded by the coding sequence ATGTCAAGTTCTCGTTTAGTTGAAAGACAAAACGCAATGATTGCTGTATATATACATTTGGTACGCAATCAATCAATGGATGATATTCTTGAGGATAATCGTTTCATTACAAATGTAAGTGACTTTCCCGTTAAGTTTGACTTTAGCGAGGAAATGAATCAGGTGATTTTTCGTGCCGTTGATCGTATTGATACATACGAGCGTGCTATTGATCTCTTTTTAAACAAATGGCGTTTTGAACGTTTGGGTTATATCGAGCAAGCAATTTTACTTGTTGCATGTGCTGAGTTAGAACTTGGAATTCAAGACAAAGTTGTTGTTGTTAATGAGGCTGTCCGTTTGGCTAAAGATTATGCTGAAGAGGAGTCTTATAAATTTATCAATGGAGTGCTTGATGCAATATGA
- a CDS encoding Asp23/Gls24 family envelope stress response protein, with protein MTNEYVLIQNKADGFGQIAVSNNVFNHIVAITVNENKNIFFEDGTGKKSLSVSNANGHVNIDLKVRIQYGKDVERVVKALQDELRRNIEMMVDFKNTTINVNVVGFKFN; from the coding sequence ATGACAAATGAATATGTGTTAATCCAAAATAAAGCAGATGGCTTCGGTCAAATCGCTGTTTCAAACAATGTGTTTAATCATATTGTTGCAATTACAGTGAATGAGAACAAGAACATTTTCTTTGAAGATGGAACTGGAAAAAAATCTCTTTCTGTAAGCAATGCGAACGGTCATGTCAATATCGACCTTAAAGTTCGTATTCAATATGGAAAAGATGTTGAACGTGTCGTAAAGGCATTGCAAGACGAACTTCGTCGAAACATTGAAATGATGGTTGATTTCAAAAATACAACAATCAATGTTAACGTCGTCGGTTTCAAGTTTAATTAA